A genome region from Arthrobacter sp. SLBN-100 includes the following:
- a CDS encoding MFS transporter, with amino-acid sequence MEKRTMPAATRSSQDRSVRFGLAFIGLLLIAVNLRVSFVSVGPVLTNISADLGLSSAAAGFLTGLPLIAFAVFSPVAPGFASRLGLDRALWMSLLILASGIVIRSLPSPGLIWAGTALIGLAIAFLNVLVPSLVKRDFPMRVSQVTGIYTATQAAFAAMGAAVVVPVAQTSPAGWRLALGIWVGLALIAMAVLLPWLRRHASGAVHAAKPEVSYRSPWASALGWQVTIFMGLQSIAFYVLMAWLPTIEQSRGVPATTAGIHLSVFLLISVFASLAAGGILHRGSDQRLVSFASGAVMVVTFLGLALAPDLILLWVLLGATGCGGLIVIALSLFSLRTVNYPQAASLSGMAQSVGYGLAAVGPVAFGGLRDLSGGWTVPLLATAGVMAVLAVTGVLAGRDRVIADSA; translated from the coding sequence ATGGAAAAACGCACGATGCCCGCTGCCACCCGGAGCTCACAAGACCGCAGTGTCAGATTTGGCTTGGCCTTTATCGGCCTTCTGCTCATTGCAGTCAACCTTCGGGTGTCCTTTGTCAGCGTTGGACCGGTACTCACGAACATCAGCGCCGACCTTGGCCTGTCCAGTGCTGCGGCAGGATTCCTGACGGGCCTTCCGCTCATTGCTTTCGCAGTATTCTCTCCCGTGGCACCCGGCTTCGCCTCCCGCCTGGGCCTCGACCGCGCGCTGTGGATGTCCCTGCTGATCCTGGCCTCGGGCATCGTGATCCGCTCCTTGCCTTCGCCCGGCCTCATCTGGGCGGGCACGGCCCTGATCGGCTTGGCTATCGCGTTCCTCAATGTCCTGGTCCCGTCCCTCGTCAAGAGGGACTTTCCGATGAGGGTCAGTCAGGTCACCGGAATCTACACCGCCACGCAGGCCGCTTTCGCCGCCATGGGGGCCGCCGTCGTCGTACCCGTCGCGCAAACATCGCCCGCCGGATGGCGGCTTGCGCTCGGTATCTGGGTGGGACTGGCCCTCATCGCCATGGCGGTGCTCCTGCCGTGGCTGCGACGGCACGCCTCAGGTGCCGTGCACGCCGCCAAGCCGGAAGTCTCCTACCGGTCGCCCTGGGCTTCAGCCTTGGGCTGGCAGGTGACCATCTTCATGGGACTGCAGTCGATCGCCTTCTATGTCCTGATGGCCTGGCTGCCCACCATCGAACAGAGCCGGGGTGTCCCGGCCACCACTGCCGGCATCCATTTGTCCGTTTTCCTGCTGATCAGCGTCTTCGCCAGCCTTGCCGCGGGGGGAATCCTTCACAGGGGTTCGGACCAGCGGCTCGTGTCCTTCGCGAGCGGCGCCGTCATGGTGGTGACCTTTCTCGGGCTTGCACTTGCGCCGGACCTCATATTGCTGTGGGTCCTTCTTGGGGCAACCGGGTGCGGCGGCCTGATTGTGATCGCGCTGTCGCTGTTCAGCCTACGGACCGTGAACTACCCGCAAGCGGCGTCACTGTCCGGTATGGCGCAGTCAGTCGGCTACGGCCTGGCTGCTGTGGGACCGGTGGCGTTTGGTGGGCTTCGCGATCTAAGCGGGGGCTGGACGGTTCCGCTCCTGGCGACCGCGGGCGTCATGGCGGTTCTCGCCGTGACGGGCGTGCTCGCAGGGAGGGACCGGGTGATTGCCGATTCAGCCTGA
- a CDS encoding sarcosine oxidase subunit delta translates to MLLISCPNCGSRDETEFHYGGQAHVPYPENPSGLNDREWAEYLFYRDNTKGAFAERWLHSTGCRQWFNMLRDTVTYDIQAVYPMGSPRPDAGGKVTAETGTASTAPDSTTTGSAAPGTSTTSISSTTAPEGATK, encoded by the coding sequence ATGCTGCTCATCTCCTGCCCCAACTGCGGCTCGCGTGACGAGACCGAATTCCACTACGGCGGCCAGGCCCACGTTCCCTACCCGGAGAACCCGAGCGGGCTGAACGACCGCGAATGGGCCGAGTACCTGTTCTACCGGGACAACACCAAGGGCGCTTTCGCCGAGCGCTGGCTGCACAGCACCGGTTGCCGCCAGTGGTTCAACATGCTCCGCGACACCGTCACCTACGACATCCAGGCCGTCTACCCGATGGGTTCGCCCCGGCCGGATGCCGGCGGCAAGGTGACCGCCGAAACGGGCACTGCCAGCACCGCCCCGGACAGCACCACCACCGGAAGCGCGGCTCCCGGCACGTCCACCACCAGCATCTCCAGCACCACCGCCCCGGAAGGAGCAACCAAGTGA
- a CDS encoding carbohydrate ABC transporter permease yields MITQAAPASPPATVPPRPAATRRRRRPDLFRTLSRVLIMLIVIVQVYPLAWLFLTSLRTEHDFATGDPFALPSALTFENYARAFETGDLGRNILNSFVVTMGANILIVLFGMMAAYAIQVLGFRLSKVVRGLFLIGIIVPVQIALVPLFIDYSAVNLLDTYQSMIIPLAGFSLPMSVYLFCSFFEYIPRETYEAASLDGAGPYRIFGLITLPLSLNTVVTVVLVNSIFIWNDFIFANTFVLSEDLKTIPLGLQNYIGAMGKVDWTATFAAVCVTITPLLLVFLVLNKAMIRGLESGATKG; encoded by the coding sequence ATGATCACCCAGGCCGCCCCAGCCAGCCCGCCCGCCACCGTTCCGCCCCGCCCGGCGGCCACCCGCCGCCGTCGTAGGCCGGACCTGTTCCGCACCCTCTCACGCGTGCTGATCATGCTCATTGTGATCGTCCAGGTGTACCCGCTTGCCTGGCTGTTCCTGACCAGCCTGCGCACCGAGCACGACTTTGCCACGGGCGATCCCTTTGCCCTGCCCAGCGCGTTGACCTTTGAAAACTACGCCAGGGCTTTCGAAACCGGCGACCTTGGCCGGAACATCCTCAACAGCTTTGTGGTCACCATGGGCGCCAACATCCTGATTGTCCTTTTCGGCATGATGGCCGCCTACGCCATCCAGGTGCTGGGATTCCGCCTCAGCAAAGTGGTCCGCGGGCTGTTCCTGATCGGCATCATCGTGCCTGTGCAGATCGCCCTGGTCCCTTTGTTCATCGACTACTCCGCAGTGAACCTGCTGGACACCTACCAGTCGATGATCATCCCCCTGGCCGGCTTCTCCCTGCCCATGTCCGTGTACCTCTTCTGCTCGTTCTTTGAATACATTCCCCGGGAAACCTACGAGGCAGCTTCCCTGGACGGCGCCGGGCCCTACCGGATCTTCGGGCTGATCACCCTGCCGCTGTCCCTGAACACCGTGGTGACGGTGGTGCTGGTCAACAGCATCTTCATCTGGAACGACTTCATCTTCGCCAACACGTTCGTCCTCTCCGAGGACTTGAAAACCATTCCGCTGGGCCTGCAGAACTACATCGGCGCCATGGGCAAGGTGGACTGGACCGCAACCTTTGCAGCCGTGTGCGTCACCATCACCCCGCTGCTGCTGGTGTTCCTGGTCCTCAACAAGGCCATGATCCGGGGGCTGGAGAGCGGGGCGACGAAGGGATGA
- a CDS encoding sarcosine oxidase subunit beta family protein — MSADLLPEHPDFLWRNPEPKSSYDAVIVGGGGHGLATAYFLAKNHGMTNIAVLEKGWLAGGNMARNTTIIRSNYLWDESAAIYEHALKLWEILPEELEYDFLFSQRGVMNLAHTLGDVRESMRRVGANKLNGVDAEWLDPKQVKELCPILNISDNIRYPVMGATYQPRAGIAKHDHVAWAFARKCDELGVDIIQNCEVTGFVKDGNRVVGVKTNRGTINTEKVGLAAAGHSSVLAEMAGFRLPIQSHPLQALVSELHEPVHPTVVMSNHVHVYVSQAHKGELVMGAGVDSYNGYGQRGSFHVIEHQMAAAVELFPIFARAHVLRTWGGIVDTTLDASPIVGNTPVENMFVNCGWGTGGFKATPAAGMTFAHNIATGSPHRLNKPFALERFETGALIDEHGAAAVAH; from the coding sequence GTGAGTGCAGACCTCCTCCCCGAGCACCCCGACTTCCTCTGGCGCAACCCCGAGCCCAAGTCCTCCTATGACGCTGTGATTGTGGGCGGCGGCGGGCACGGCTTGGCCACCGCGTACTTCCTGGCGAAGAACCACGGGATGACCAACATCGCCGTCCTGGAAAAGGGTTGGCTGGCGGGCGGCAACATGGCCCGGAACACCACCATCATCCGTTCCAACTACCTCTGGGACGAGAGCGCTGCCATCTACGAGCACGCGCTCAAGCTCTGGGAGATCCTGCCGGAGGAGCTTGAGTACGACTTCCTCTTCAGCCAGCGGGGCGTGATGAACCTCGCCCACACTTTGGGTGACGTCCGTGAAAGCATGCGGCGCGTGGGGGCGAACAAGCTCAACGGCGTGGACGCTGAATGGCTGGACCCCAAGCAGGTCAAGGAACTCTGCCCCATCCTGAACATCAGCGACAACATCCGCTACCCCGTCATGGGCGCCACCTACCAGCCGCGGGCCGGCATCGCCAAGCACGACCACGTGGCCTGGGCCTTCGCCCGCAAGTGCGACGAACTGGGCGTGGACATCATCCAGAACTGCGAAGTCACCGGCTTCGTCAAGGACGGCAACCGCGTGGTGGGCGTCAAGACCAACCGCGGCACCATCAACACCGAAAAGGTGGGCCTCGCCGCCGCCGGCCACAGCTCCGTCCTGGCCGAAATGGCCGGCTTCCGGCTCCCCATCCAGTCCCACCCGCTGCAGGCCCTGGTCTCCGAACTGCACGAGCCGGTCCACCCCACGGTGGTGATGTCCAACCACGTGCACGTCTACGTCTCCCAGGCCCACAAGGGTGAACTGGTGATGGGCGCCGGTGTTGACTCCTACAACGGCTACGGCCAGCGCGGGTCCTTCCACGTGATCGAGCACCAGATGGCTGCCGCCGTCGAACTCTTCCCCATCTTCGCCCGGGCGCACGTGCTCCGGACCTGGGGCGGCATCGTGGACACCACGCTGGACGCCTCGCCCATCGTGGGCAACACCCCGGTGGAGAACATGTTCGTGAACTGCGGCTGGGGCACCGGCGGCTTCAAGGCCACCCCCGCCGCGGGCATGACCTTCGCCCACAACATCGCCACGGGCTCCCCGCACCGGCTGAACAAGCCGTTCGCCCTGGAGCGCTTCGAGACCGGCGCCCTGATCGACGAACACGGCGCAGCCGCCGTCGCCCACTAG
- a CDS encoding LacI family DNA-binding transcriptional regulator, with protein sequence MTSMENGSGKPAPAAPSPRTPVRAHPVTLRDVAEAAGVSTATVSLIVNKKKSARIADETRQRVKDVIRTLGYRPNAMAKTLVSGTSRFIGLVADGVATTPFAGQIIHGAQDEAWKHGYALLIANTEGNGELEQDAIQMMLEYKVRGILYSTWFHRQTDIPAPLREADFVLVNCFSNEPGAPAVVPDEVQGGRSATEILLRHGHRRIAFINATIPAPAKDGRLLGYREALEEAGVPFDPELVLEAYPDQEGGYRATEALLKRDATAVYCYNDRMAMGLYDGLREQGLSIPDDMAVVGFDNQEVIAAHLRPPLSTVSLPHYELGAAGVRMLLELDGAPQGAADGVAKIYCPPVERTSVRTKARA encoded by the coding sequence ATGACGTCAATGGAGAATGGATCGGGGAAGCCGGCCCCGGCAGCCCCGTCCCCGCGGACCCCTGTACGCGCGCACCCTGTCACCCTGCGCGACGTGGCAGAAGCGGCGGGTGTTTCCACCGCCACAGTCTCCTTGATCGTCAATAAGAAAAAGAGCGCCCGGATCGCGGACGAAACCCGCCAACGCGTCAAAGATGTCATCCGGACCCTTGGGTACCGGCCCAACGCAATGGCCAAGACTCTGGTCAGCGGAACCTCACGGTTCATCGGACTGGTGGCCGACGGCGTCGCCACCACCCCCTTCGCGGGCCAGATCATCCATGGCGCCCAGGACGAGGCGTGGAAACACGGTTACGCGCTCCTGATCGCCAACACCGAGGGCAACGGTGAGCTGGAGCAGGACGCCATCCAGATGATGCTCGAGTACAAAGTACGCGGCATCCTCTACTCCACGTGGTTCCACCGCCAGACCGACATCCCGGCGCCGCTGCGGGAAGCGGACTTCGTGTTGGTGAACTGCTTCTCCAACGAGCCGGGAGCCCCGGCCGTGGTTCCGGACGAAGTGCAGGGCGGCCGTTCAGCCACGGAGATCCTGCTGCGGCACGGCCACCGCCGGATCGCCTTCATCAACGCCACCATCCCCGCCCCCGCCAAGGACGGCCGGCTGTTGGGCTACCGTGAGGCACTCGAGGAAGCCGGGGTTCCGTTCGACCCCGAGCTGGTGCTGGAGGCCTACCCGGACCAGGAAGGCGGATACCGTGCCACAGAGGCGCTCCTCAAGCGCGACGCGACGGCGGTGTACTGCTACAACGACCGGATGGCCATGGGCCTCTATGACGGCCTGCGCGAACAAGGCCTGTCCATCCCCGACGACATGGCCGTGGTGGGATTCGACAACCAGGAAGTCATCGCCGCCCACCTGCGCCCTCCGCTGTCTACGGTTTCCCTGCCCCACTACGAACTCGGCGCGGCGGGCGTTCGGATGCTGCTGGAACTGGATGGGGCACCCCAAGGGGCAGCTGACGGGGTGGCGAAGATTTACTGCCCGCCGGTGGAACGGACCTCGGTCAGGACGAAGGCGCGGGCCTGA
- a CDS encoding sarcosine oxidase subunit gamma, which translates to MAETAAPATSYKKNLSLRISPAAQLRAAFETGSVRGVVELGEIAFLTMVGLRVDRNSDAGQRVASVTGGLPAASGGVSGTGDTNVLWLGPEEFLVVAPTEAHESLGGDLIQALREALADGEGQGVDLSANRTTFELTGPRARAVLEKGCALDLHPRVLKAGTALSTEIGNIPVVLWKTGEETFRIFPRASFADFLGRWLLDAMREYASPEVP; encoded by the coding sequence ATGGCTGAAACAGCAGCACCCGCAACCTCCTACAAGAAGAACCTCTCCCTGCGCATCAGCCCCGCCGCCCAGCTCCGGGCAGCGTTTGAAACCGGCTCCGTCCGGGGAGTGGTGGAACTGGGCGAAATCGCCTTCCTCACCATGGTGGGCCTCCGGGTTGACCGGAACAGCGACGCCGGACAGCGGGTAGCCTCCGTCACCGGCGGCCTGCCCGCAGCCTCCGGCGGCGTCAGCGGCACCGGCGACACCAACGTGCTGTGGCTCGGGCCCGAAGAGTTCCTCGTGGTGGCACCGACGGAAGCCCACGAGTCCCTCGGCGGTGACCTGATCCAGGCACTCCGTGAGGCACTGGCCGACGGCGAAGGACAGGGGGTGGACCTCTCCGCCAACCGCACCACCTTCGAACTCACCGGCCCGCGTGCCCGCGCAGTCCTGGAAAAGGGCTGCGCACTGGACCTGCACCCCCGCGTGCTGAAGGCCGGCACGGCGCTGTCCACCGAGATCGGCAACATCCCGGTGGTCCTGTGGAAGACGGGCGAAGAGACCTTCCGGATCTTCCCCCGTGCCTCGTTCGCTGACTTCCTGGGCCGCTGGCTCCTGGACGC
- a CDS encoding sarcosine oxidase subunit alpha family protein — MTSQNPATSQNARLAAGGRIDRTISWRFTVDGEELSGHPGDTLASALLANGRVAAGNSLYEDRPRGIMSAGVEEANALVRVEPRFPGHVAESMLPATTVTLVDGLKAEYLNGLGKLDPADDRAEYDKKYVHTDVLVIGGGPAGLAAAREAVRTGARVMLLDDQPELGGSLLSGSTAAELAETIEGKPALEWVADVEAELVSGSESTVLNRTTAFGAYDANYVIAVQNRTDHLSSPAASGVSRQRIWHIRASQVVLAPGAHERPLVFENNDRPGIMLASAVRSYLNRFAVAAGQRVVISTTNDSAYALAADLRAAGVKVAAVVDARPQLTAVAAAAVEAGTRVLIGSAVANTSAAGDGRLDGVTVRSINDDGELTSGIEKIACDLLAVSGGWSPLVHLHSQRQGKLRWDEDLAAFVPSTVVPNQQTIGSGRGSFATADCLAEGISAGVTAAIAAGFSAAVEPFPIGEPKASAPTRQLWLVPGEEGTPDDWHHHFVDFQRDQSVADVLRSTGAGMRSVEHIKRYTSISTANDQGKTSGVNAIGVIAAALRTAGEASRGIGDIGTTTYRAPFTPVAFAALAGRQRGELFDPARVTSIHPWHVAKGALFEDVGQWKRPWYYPQAGEDMDTAVLRECAAVRESVGFMDATTLGKIEIRGKDAGEFLNRIYTNAFKKLAPGSARYGVMCTPDGMIFDDGVTLRLDEDRYFMTTTTGGAAKVLDWLEEWLQTEWPELDVHCTSVTEQWSTIAVVGPNSRAVLAKVAPELAADGGLEAEAFPFMTFRETTLGSGVRARVCRISFSGELAYEINVPSWYGLNTWEAVAAAGAEFNITPYGTETMHVLRAEKGYPIVGQDTDGTVTPQDAAMEWIVSKAKDFIGKRSYARADGQREDRKHLVSVLPVDGTLRLPEGTQLVEKGRSTNPAYGPVPMEGFVTSSYHSAALGRSFGLALIKNGRNRIGETLIAAAGDQLVDVVVAETVLFDPEGTRKDG, encoded by the coding sequence GTGACTTCCCAGAATCCCGCGACTTCCCAGAACGCCCGCCTCGCTGCCGGCGGACGCATCGACCGCACCATCTCCTGGCGCTTCACCGTGGATGGCGAGGAGCTCAGCGGCCACCCGGGCGATACGCTCGCCTCCGCCCTGCTGGCCAACGGCCGCGTCGCCGCCGGCAACTCGCTCTACGAGGACCGCCCCCGGGGCATCATGTCGGCGGGAGTGGAGGAAGCGAACGCCCTGGTACGCGTCGAACCCCGCTTCCCCGGCCACGTGGCCGAGTCCATGCTCCCCGCCACCACCGTCACCCTGGTGGACGGCCTGAAGGCGGAGTACCTGAACGGCCTCGGGAAGCTCGACCCCGCCGATGACCGAGCCGAATACGACAAGAAGTACGTCCACACCGACGTCCTGGTGATCGGCGGCGGCCCCGCCGGCCTGGCCGCGGCCCGCGAAGCGGTCCGCACCGGCGCCCGCGTGATGCTGCTGGACGACCAGCCCGAACTGGGCGGATCCCTCCTGTCCGGGTCCACGGCAGCTGAACTGGCGGAGACCATCGAAGGCAAGCCCGCCCTGGAATGGGTGGCTGACGTCGAGGCCGAGCTCGTCTCCGGCTCCGAGTCCACCGTCCTGAACCGCACCACCGCTTTCGGCGCCTACGACGCCAACTACGTCATCGCCGTCCAGAACCGGACGGACCACCTGTCCTCCCCTGCCGCTTCCGGTGTGTCCCGGCAGCGTATTTGGCACATCCGTGCCAGCCAGGTGGTGCTGGCCCCCGGCGCCCACGAACGCCCGCTGGTGTTCGAGAACAACGACCGCCCCGGCATCATGCTCGCCTCCGCCGTCCGCAGCTACCTCAACCGTTTCGCCGTGGCCGCCGGGCAGCGCGTGGTCATCAGCACCACCAACGACAGCGCCTATGCCCTGGCCGCGGACCTGCGCGCCGCCGGCGTCAAGGTCGCGGCTGTCGTGGACGCGCGTCCGCAGCTCACCGCAGTGGCTGCTGCCGCCGTCGAAGCCGGCACGCGGGTGCTGATTGGCAGCGCGGTAGCCAACACCTCCGCTGCCGGTGATGGTCGCCTGGACGGCGTCACCGTCCGCAGCATTAACGACGACGGCGAACTCACCTCGGGCATCGAGAAGATCGCCTGCGATCTCCTGGCAGTGTCCGGCGGCTGGAGCCCGCTGGTGCACCTGCATTCCCAGCGGCAGGGCAAGCTGCGCTGGGATGAGGACCTGGCCGCCTTCGTGCCAAGCACCGTAGTACCGAACCAGCAGACCATCGGCTCGGGCCGCGGCAGCTTCGCCACCGCTGACTGCCTCGCTGAAGGCATCTCCGCCGGCGTCACCGCAGCCATCGCGGCCGGCTTTAGTGCCGCCGTCGAGCCTTTCCCGATCGGTGAGCCGAAGGCCTCCGCCCCCACCCGCCAGCTGTGGCTGGTCCCGGGTGAGGAAGGTACGCCGGACGACTGGCACCACCACTTCGTGGACTTCCAGCGCGACCAGTCCGTGGCTGACGTGCTGCGCTCCACCGGAGCCGGCATGCGGTCGGTGGAGCACATCAAGCGGTACACCTCCATCAGCACCGCCAACGACCAGGGCAAGACCTCCGGCGTCAACGCGATCGGCGTGATTGCCGCCGCGCTCCGCACGGCCGGCGAGGCCTCCCGCGGCATCGGCGACATCGGAACCACCACCTATCGCGCGCCCTTCACCCCGGTGGCATTCGCGGCCCTCGCCGGACGCCAGCGCGGTGAGCTGTTCGACCCCGCCCGCGTCACCTCGATCCACCCGTGGCACGTCGCCAAGGGCGCCCTGTTCGAGGACGTGGGGCAGTGGAAGCGGCCCTGGTACTACCCGCAGGCCGGGGAGGACATGGACACCGCCGTGCTGCGCGAATGCGCCGCCGTCCGCGAGTCCGTGGGCTTCATGGACGCCACCACCCTGGGCAAGATCGAAATCCGGGGCAAGGACGCCGGCGAATTCCTGAACAGGATCTACACCAACGCGTTCAAGAAGCTCGCCCCGGGTTCCGCCCGCTACGGCGTGATGTGCACCCCTGACGGCATGATCTTCGACGACGGCGTGACCCTGCGCCTCGACGAGGACCGCTACTTCATGACCACCACCACCGGTGGCGCCGCCAAGGTGCTGGACTGGCTGGAGGAATGGCTGCAGACCGAGTGGCCGGAGCTGGACGTGCACTGCACCTCGGTCACTGAACAGTGGAGCACCATCGCCGTCGTCGGGCCAAACTCCCGCGCTGTCCTCGCCAAGGTGGCGCCGGAGCTGGCCGCCGATGGCGGGCTGGAAGCCGAAGCCTTCCCGTTCATGACCTTCCGCGAAACCACCCTCGGCTCCGGAGTCCGTGCCCGGGTCTGCCGGATCTCCTTCTCCGGCGAACTGGCGTACGAAATCAATGTGCCGTCCTGGTACGGACTGAACACCTGGGAGGCCGTGGCAGCCGCGGGCGCCGAATTCAACATCACCCCCTACGGCACCGAAACCATGCACGTGCTCCGCGCCGAAAAGGGCTACCCCATCGTTGGCCAGGACACGGACGGCACCGTCACCCCGCAGGACGCTGCGATGGAATGGATCGTCTCCAAAGCCAAGGACTTCATCGGCAAGCGCTCCTACGCCCGCGCCGATGGACAGCGCGAGGACCGCAAGCACCTGGTGAGCGTCCTGCCGGTGGACGGGACGCTCCGGTTGCCGGAGGGCACCCAGCTCGTGGAAAAGGGCCGCTCCACCAACCCCGCCTACGGGCCGGTCCCCATGGAAGGCTTCGTCACCTCCAGCTACCACAGCGCAGCGCTGGGCCGGTCTTTCGGCCTGGCCCTGATCAAGAACGGCCGCAACCGGATCGGCGAAACCCTCATCGCAGCCGCCGGCGACCAGCTCGTGGACGTTGTTGTCGCAGAAACCGTACTTTTTGACCCCGAAGGGACCCGCAAAGATGGCTGA
- the glyA gene encoding serine hydroxymethyltransferase, translating to MVVQLNERLSVVDPEVQQAIAHELVRQQSTLEMIASENFAPSAVMEAQGSVLTNKYAEGYPGKRYYGGCEHVDVVEQLAIDRVKALFGAEFANVQPHSGAQANAAAMFALLNPGDTIMGLSLAHGGHLTHGMKINFSGKLYNVVPYHVSESDLRIDMAEVEALALEHRPRLIVAGWSAYSRQLDFAEFRRIADLVGAYLMVDMAHFAGLVAAGLHPNPVPYADVVTTTTHKTLGGPRGGVILAKEQYGKKINSAVFPGQQGGPLEHVIAAKAVAFKLAGSPEFKERQERVLQGSKLLAERLLRDDVAAAGISVVNGGTDVHLVLVDLRNSELDGQQAEDALHRIGITVNRNAVPFDPRPPMVSSGLRIGTPALATRGFGATEFAEVADIIATALIAAAGTGANGTGTLDDSTAVELRGRVTALAGKFPLYPHLNGEPEIAAFEADMIGAAQ from the coding sequence GTGGTTGTGCAGTTGAACGAGCGACTTTCCGTAGTCGATCCCGAGGTCCAGCAGGCAATTGCCCATGAACTGGTGCGCCAGCAGTCCACGCTCGAAATGATCGCCTCCGAGAATTTCGCGCCGTCCGCCGTTATGGAGGCGCAGGGTTCGGTCCTCACCAACAAGTACGCCGAGGGCTACCCCGGCAAGCGCTACTACGGCGGCTGCGAGCACGTTGACGTGGTGGAGCAGCTTGCCATCGACCGCGTGAAGGCACTGTTCGGTGCGGAGTTCGCCAACGTCCAGCCGCACTCCGGCGCCCAGGCCAACGCCGCCGCCATGTTCGCACTGCTGAACCCGGGTGACACCATCATGGGCCTGAGCCTGGCCCACGGCGGACACCTGACGCACGGCATGAAGATCAATTTCTCCGGCAAGCTGTACAACGTGGTCCCCTACCACGTGAGCGAATCGGACCTGCGGATCGATATGGCAGAGGTAGAAGCCCTGGCCCTCGAGCACCGCCCGCGCCTGATCGTGGCCGGCTGGTCCGCCTACTCCCGCCAGCTGGACTTCGCCGAATTCCGCCGCATCGCCGACCTCGTGGGCGCCTACCTCATGGTGGACATGGCCCACTTCGCCGGACTCGTTGCCGCAGGGCTCCACCCCAACCCCGTCCCCTACGCAGACGTTGTCACCACCACCACGCACAAAACCCTTGGCGGACCCCGCGGCGGCGTCATCCTTGCCAAGGAGCAGTACGGCAAGAAGATCAACAGTGCTGTCTTCCCCGGCCAGCAGGGCGGCCCGCTGGAGCACGTCATCGCCGCCAAGGCCGTAGCCTTCAAGCTTGCCGGCAGCCCCGAATTCAAGGAACGCCAGGAACGTGTCCTGCAGGGTTCCAAGCTCCTGGCCGAACGGCTCCTCCGCGACGACGTTGCCGCGGCAGGAATCTCCGTGGTCAACGGCGGCACCGACGTCCACCTGGTCCTGGTGGACCTCCGCAATTCCGAGCTGGACGGACAGCAGGCCGAAGACGCCCTGCACCGCATCGGCATTACCGTCAACCGCAACGCCGTTCCCTTCGACCCCCGCCCGCCGATGGTCTCCTCCGGCCTCCGGATCGGCACCCCCGCCCTCGCCACCCGCGGCTTCGGCGCCACCGAGTTCGCCGAAGTTGCGGACATCATCGCGACGGCGCTCATCGCAGCTGCGGGCACCGGCGCCAACGGCACCGGCACCTTGGATGACAGCACCGCCGTCGAACTCCGCGGCCGGGTCACGGCCCTGGCCGGGAAGTTCCCCCTCTACCCCCACCTGAACGGCGAGCCCGAGATCGCCGCTTTTGAAGCAGACATGATTGGAGCAGCCCAGTGA
- a CDS encoding GntR family transcriptional regulator, giving the protein MNALLALTPAEEEAPSQAEAAYRQLRDKLIMLEIRPGEPINDGQLAAELGFGRTPVREAIKRLEVDHLVVSYPRRGTFATTVDFTELADVSEIRELLEPLAARRAADRASESMRRELLQVADAIAGIDPGAGDSRELMRYDLMVHRLIYKAAANPHLEDTLIRYDNLATRIWCVVLDKVPSVTGHITEHVDLLKAVAAGDADKAGELALHHVTSFEETIRKIL; this is encoded by the coding sequence TTGAATGCACTTCTTGCCCTGACCCCTGCGGAGGAGGAAGCGCCGTCGCAGGCAGAGGCCGCCTACCGGCAGCTGCGCGACAAGCTGATCATGCTGGAAATCCGCCCGGGGGAGCCGATCAACGACGGCCAGCTGGCGGCCGAGCTCGGCTTTGGCCGCACTCCCGTACGTGAAGCGATCAAGCGGCTTGAGGTGGACCACCTGGTGGTTTCGTATCCCCGCCGCGGGACTTTTGCCACGACGGTGGACTTTACGGAGCTGGCCGATGTTTCCGAGATCCGGGAGCTATTGGAGCCCCTCGCAGCACGGCGCGCGGCGGACAGGGCAAGCGAAAGCATGCGCCGGGAACTGCTGCAGGTGGCTGATGCCATCGCCGGGATTGATCCCGGGGCAGGGGATTCGCGCGAGCTTATGCGCTACGACCTGATGGTGCACCGGCTCATTTACAAAGCCGCGGCCAACCCGCACCTGGAAGACACATTGATCCGCTACGACAACCTGGCCACCCGGATCTGGTGCGTGGTGCTGGACAAGGTCCCGTCGGTGACCGGCCACATCACCGAGCACGTGGACCTGCTCAAGGCGGTGGCCGCCGGCGACGCGGACAAGGCAGGGGAGCTGGCCCTGCACCACGTCACCAGCTTCGAGGAAACCATCCGGAAGATTCTGTAG